One stretch of Gigantopelta aegis isolate Gae_Host unplaced genomic scaffold, Gae_host_genome ctg3241_pilon_pilon, whole genome shotgun sequence DNA includes these proteins:
- the LOC121391999 gene encoding uncharacterized protein LOC121391999, protein MTPLKALKRRLSSENSSIRTASFTTSLQYRDLRDRKPMQLLRHMQQLLGDKATALDLSIFMRELFLQCPPYKRQADFWHQLPMAISLQELATLADKVMEVATPTVATVSPSDSLLLRFSELKAEIAQVKTTSQNLDAVFPVHEQASPGRAHSSFPSLIQILCWVSSEVWRGSRKLQTTLLSEGKHPGPVASGMGVTGLNEHSRLFYIVEHVINYLFSLYSAEVSIIPSTAANKNNRCLLTLQTVNNSPILTFGTRSLTLTQSWTPSYVPQGVCPIAEVKTLLLSADDFLRHYGLLVDMGTQTFDDKVTNYVSKKSHHTNPPSPHSSTQNTHFIV, encoded by the coding sequence ATGACCCCTTTAAAGGCCTTGAAAAGACGCCTTAGTTCAGAGAACAGCAGCATCAGAACAGCGTCGTTTACAACAAGTCTTCAATACAGAGACTTGAGAGATCGCAAGCCGATGCAACTCCTCCGACACATGCAGCAGCTCTTGGGTGATAAAGCCACTGCACTTGACCTATCAATTTTTATGCGTGAACTATTTCTCCAGTGTCCTCCCTACAAACGTCAGGCTGATTTTTGGCATCAACTGCCGATGGCAATAAGTCTTCAGGAATTAGCTACTTTAGCAGACAAGGTGATGGAAGTTGCCACACCTACTGTAGCTACAGTTTCACCCTCTGACTCACTGTTGCTGAGATTTAGTGAACTGAAAGCCGAAATTGCACAAGTTAAAACAACTTCTCAAAACCTCGACGCAGTATTTCCCGTACACGAGCAGGCCAGTCCAGGTCGAGCCCATTCATCTTTTCCATCCCTAATTCAGATTTTGTGCTGGGTATCATCAGAAGTTTGGAGAGGCAGCCGAAAATTGCAAACCACCTTGCTCTCAGAAGGGAAACATCCAGGCCCAGTCGCTAGTGGCATGGGCGTCACTGGCCTTAATGAACACAGTCGCCTATTTTACATTGTAGAGCACGTCATAAATTACCTCTTCTCGTTGTACAGTGCAGAAGTGAGTATTATACCATCAACAGCTGCCAATAAGAACAACCGTTGCCTCCTCACACTCCAAACTGTCAATAATTCACCCATCTTAACCTTTGGTACCCGCTCATTGACACTCACTCAGTCTTGGACTCCATCATACGTTCCACAAGGTGTTTGTCCCATCGCAGAGGTTAAAACTCTACTTCTAAGTGCAGATGATTTCTTACGCCATTATGGTCTCCTGGTGGATATGGGGACACAAACGTTTGATGACAAAGTGACCAATTACGTGTCCAAGAAATCGCATCACACAAACCCTCCATCACCCCACTCTTCTACCCAAAACACCCACTTCATTGTATGA